A stretch of DNA from Mobula birostris isolate sMobBir1 chromosome 26, sMobBir1.hap1, whole genome shotgun sequence:
GGATTCCCTCATCTGCGTCTTGGCCTAGGTTGTAGATGAAGATGCACCAGCCAGAAGGATTATGACCACCAACGTTCACACCCGACAAACTACTCATATTGTCAACACTCATCGGCGAAAACCTAACAAGCAAACAAAGAAAATTAACTCAAGGAGTTGGTGTCAAAAGCTTCAAAGTaatataaaaaacaaacaaaaattagTAAAAATTCACACCACCTCCAAAAATCAAAAAGATAATAAAAAACTGATCAAAAGGCTATTGGGAAGCTAGTAAGATGCTAGATCAAAGCAGGTTGTATGCTGAAAGCTAACACATTTCAAccgtcaaacaagagaaaatctgcagatgctggaaatccaagcagcacacacaaaatgctggaggaactcagcaggccaggcagcatctatggaaaaaagtagtcaACGTTTCCAGCCGAAACCTttcgacaggactggagaaaaataactaagtagatttgaaaggggtggagtggggagagagaagagaaacaccaggtgataggtgaaacgtgggagagggaaggatgaagcaaagagctaggaagttgattggtgaaagagacagaaggccatagaagaaagaggaaaggagagaggggaggtggaggtgcaccagagggaggtgatgggacaggcaaggagatgacGTGAGAGAGGGACaatgggatgggaaatggtgaaggtggggtggaggcattactggaagtttgagaaatcgatgctcatgctatcagattggaggctacccaaacgaaatataatgtgttgttcctctaacttaAGTGTGGCTTTATCCCGACagcggaggaggccatggatggacattcgacattatggtattactcagtccTATCTGTAATCAATTCAACTTTTCTATTGTGCACCTTTACTACAGGCAAACAATGCACCAAGTAATCCCTCTTGTCTACCACATTCTACAAGTACTGCTCCTTGGACTCAGACTTGAGAGCATCATCAATGCAAACTGAACTAGCTCAAGTACTTTGATTTAAATTGGTTCTACAGCACTAACCAGATATGCCCACTGTGCAAAGTTAAATGTCTCAAAGTTAAATTTCAACCACAAAAATCAAGTTTCATAACATCAGTTAGCGTCTCAGAATGAATACCATTTTTTGCAGACTTCATCACAAAAGAAACATCCAAATACTGTAAATGTAAAATAATGGTCAGGCATTTTGACATAAATATGAAAACATTTTTAGATGTGGAAAGCAACCCAAACAGGCAACATAAATTCTGAAATAAGCAATACAATTGTGAACATTTTAAAATCTGTTCCTTATGCAACACTGTTCAATCCCCAGGCTACTTTTAATTTTAGACCACTTCCTGACTGCAAATATTGTTGGGATAAGCTGAGGGTTTATTTGTATAGTTCATCTGACGATTAATAGTTTATGTAATTGTTTCTCTTCAACCCCTTTCTCTCTCATAAACGAGACCTTAATAATTGCTGCtggaactatttatttatttggagatacagcatggaacaaagCCCTTCTGGCAcaacaagctgcactgcccagcaacccacctatttaactctagcctaattatgggataatttacaatgaccaactaacctactaaccagtacatctttggagtgcGGAAGAGAACTggtgcatctggaggaaacccatacgctCATGAGAAAAATGTACAAGCTTTTTATAGGCAGcgttggaattgaactttgaactctgatacCCTGCAATAGTGtcgcgctaaccgctatgctactgtggcaccctaaCTTAACCCAACTATTCAACATTATCTAAAACAATTAGATGATCTATGAGATCAGGGAAGAAAACCAAGACTAATTGCTCTTTAATAACTTTTTAATTACCAATGTAAAATTAAACTCAGAAATTTCACTACAACACATTTCTCTAAATTTTCAGGATGTCTCAGACCCAGTAGCAAATTAAATAATTTCTTTCCTCCATGGTTGCAGAGACaatctaaaaaaaaagaaaaataaagtggGAGAAAGGAAAACAATGGATGTGGCATGACCTCCAAACTGCAGAGCTGCAATGGTCCCATCTAAGCCAAATTCAATAATATCTATAtgataatggggaacaaagaattTAGCCTTTTCATCCACAAAGGACACTGCACTAACTAACTCATCTGAAATTAATCAACCTTACCAATTACAGCTATCTTGCTTCTATCACTTATTTTCAATAAGAATCAGAGTTCATGAGGAATATTTCTGTAAAATCAATTAAAATCCAATAATTTAATCAAGTTCTAAATTGGTACTCAATGAAAAGGAAGTAAGTAAATGGTCAAATACATTAACTATCAGAGCTGCACAAAGAAATCTTAAAGGACATTTGAAATCTATAAGAGGACATATATAGTCATCCGTGGTACTCTGCTTCCTTCCAAAAATACAGAATTAGCATCTGCTTGAGTGAAAGTAATATACCTGAATCTCTGTGCCTGATGGTGCAATGGTCCTGGAAACCGCCTTGCTGGTGAATGATACAGCTGTGCCAGCAGAGATGCATTTGTTTTCTGATTAGGATTGGCTGCAAGTTTTACCGTAATTGGCTCAACAGCACCCGGTGGTTTGTGCCCATTCAAATTGTTAATAGCTTCATCTGCTTCAGATTTCCTGTCAAAACGAATAAAAGCCACTCCTCTGGACATACCTGAAAAAGGCAAGCATATTAAATTAAATACTGAAGTATTTAGGTTGCCAGTAATCCATTCACCTCAATTTATAAATACAGTCCACTGATGTGTTCTACATCATTGTTGTATTAGTTTCACAAAAACATTCAAAGTGGCATTACAGGTGttccccacttttcgaacgttcactttacgaaacctcactgttacgaaagtcctacattagttacctgttttcgctaacagaaggtgttttcactgttacaaaaaaaggcagcacgcgggAAAAGCACCGcgcaaaaaaaggcagcgcgcgccctgagcagccgctctcccccggatttggaacagcattctagccggcattacttaaacacgtgcctgtgagcagccgtcagcaagatgagttctaaggtatcagaaaagcctaaaagagctcataagggtgttacacttagcgtaaaactagatataattaagtgttttgattgtggtgaacgaagtaaggacaaagtgaatttggctttgtggaagttgacgaagacaATGTTGAAGAGCTTTTGGCAtcacatgaccaagaactgatagatgaagagctgatgcaattggaagaggaaagggtaacaatcgaaaccgaatacaGTAccgaacggaccaaaagtgaagttgtccaggaactgaacgtgaagcaactgtgtgagattttcgctgcaatgataaagtacgactttaattttgaaaggttacgtcggtttagggcatatttatactttattgtcgccaatcaattggtactagaacgcacaatcatcacagcgatatttgattctgagcttcacactccctggattacaaatattaaaaaatagttaaaattagtaaatattaaaaatttaaatataaatcataaatagaaaatagaaaaatgggaagtaagggagcgcaaaaaaaccgagaggcaggtccggatatttggagggtacggcagtcttatcacagttggaaagaagctgttcccaaatctggccgtacgagtcttcaagctcctaaaccttctaccggagggaagagggacgaaaagtgtgttggctgggtgggtcgtgtccttgattatcctggcagcactgcaatGCATTGCagtgatgcaatcggcaatcgcctctgatctgtgccgacatttacatgccgggcagcacctaattaattagcttgtttatttcggctttttttcttaaaaatgtgctgggtgcattccggccacCACTGTAcctctgcatgcttcgcggatcggtatcagtcGGCAGccgggagggtgggggccactgcaccaccccaacctccgacgactcagcctaacacaccacatcatcagtgtgctcggcactgtcttcccgattcccgtaagtgatactacactgtacatacattatttctactttatattggctgtgtactTTTACGTGTtattggcagcttcatagcttaaaggttaccggacagcgtgtttttgccaacagcgcttgtgtgagattttcgctacggagaacagtgcaggcaatgattgtggaaaagtatttctactttatataggctgtgtgtttttcatatcattcctgcttttactacatgttaccgttattttaggttttatgtgttatttggcatgatttggtaggttatttttgggtctgcgaacgctcacaaatttttcccatataaataaatggtaactgcttcttcgctttacgacattccggcttacaaaccatttcataggaacgctctaccttcagatggtgggggaaacctgaaCTGAAAAACCTCCTGGCAAATTATTGGAATCCGATTAGCAAGCATATAGAATCTATCATAAGAAGTTTACAGACCATTTCAACTGTTTTAAAGTCAAAAATACAAATTATTAATTCTATTTAGTAAAGAAACTCAGAACTTAACCAGTGACTCCTTTCCCAGCGGAATTACGGTACCATCTCTCTACAAACATGATGGCTGAAGCTTGATTCAATACCTTGTTGGGCTGGAGTAGCCATGCCTGCTTTTCCTGACTCAAAAACAGTGTTACAAACCATCAGATACAGCCCTTCCACCATCTTGCAGCTATTCTTGAGCATGTGGATATCAAGACCAAAAAAAATCCAGATTAGGATGACTTTAAATGAAGATAGGCAACCTAATTGTTAAATAACCAAACTATTTTCTTCAAACAGATTATACTGTTCAAACATGTCCTAGTTCTGCAAAACCTGAACAAGGTTGGATTCAAGTTATGCTCTAATTTCATATTTTGAAAATCTTAACAAACCATCTGTTTATAGAGCTTACAGTTTAACCCAATACCATTAATTTATAAATATGACCAACAAGCATGTTTGGAAATATTCCTTTCATCATTGAAGAAAATGTAAAAATCACCCACCCGTGACTTGGTCAACAAGGACACGAGATGTAATGATGCGACCATAACGTCCAAATAGCTGCTCCAAATCCTTCTGAGTCATCGTCTTTGGCAGCCCACTCACATAAAGGTTTGCATCTTTGATGCTGTCAGAGCTTGGTCGGGCatatgaaacctttcaaatagaTAAAGGAAAAATCATATCAATTGCCTATATGGGCAGTTAATCATAGTAGCTATAGTATAATAGAAGCACCAATCTGAACTTGTCCTCACAAATCTACTTGTTATAAATGCATCTTCCCATGATGGTTTTAGTTGAAATGAACACCACACAATTCTTCAACAGTGAAATCCTGTCTTCACAGTGAAAAGTTAATTGTATTGAGTGATAGTACCCCCAAGCTTAATGGGGCATCCTACGAACAGATTAGCATCAAGGACTAGGCATCTAGGAAGcatagccagctggtggtgtagtggcatccacactggacttcAGGGTGAGTGGTCTCGGGgttgaatccggccggctccttgcacactttccattcgtgctgggttgagcattgagctagcaactcaatgTCGTAATGAACATAcaaatgctaaaaaaaaaatggcaaggttgccgcccgatgcaccacaaggtgtGGGGAGGAACTTGCATCCAATCCTAACCCGAGGAATTACTATGACGTGTAGCAGGTCATCAGCCACATCAGAATTGCACTAACCACAATCTGCAACCTCATGGGCCACCAAACCCCCCTACCCTATAATCACCACCAAACTAGGTTATCACCCTGACTTATTGAAGCAGCACAGGAGGACATGCCAGGAAAAGCAGCCTGCATATCTCAAAACGAAGAAACAACCTGGTAAACCGAAGAACTGTAAGTTTGCCAAACAACAAACATTGTGCAATAGATcagcagttcccaaccttttatatgccatggacccctatcactaaccaaggggtccatggaccccaagtttGGACCCACCCCGTACATAAGAGAAAGCATTTGCAAGAATCTTCAGCCAGAAGTGCCAAGTGGATTATGCATATCAGCCTCAGCCAATCAGGATAGATACCAATCTTCAGTCAATTTGATTCACTGAATGTGAGATCAAGAAATGGCTAAAGGCAATGAACTGAAACATAGCCTATGGGCCTTGAAAACATTCCCACTATGGTACTAAAGACAGGCTCCAGAACTTGCTGTGCCCTTAGTCAAGCTGTTGTAGTGCAGCTATATTAGCATCTACCCAATGTAGAGAATTGCATAGCTGTGCCCTATCCACAAGAAGCCTGTCAAATCCAACCTGGTCAATTCCCAGCCCATCTGTCTACTCTAGATCATCAGCAAAGTAACAGAAGAAATAACTGATAATGCAATTCACTCAGATAAGACCAGTTTGAGTTCCACCAATGTCAGTAAGCTCCTGACCTCATTACAGCTGTTGTCAAAGCAGGGACAAAGTTGTTGAACTCCAGGAGTGAAACAAGATTTATATCCCTTAAtttcaaggcagcatttgattgAGTATGACATCAAGACCTAGCTAAACTGAAGTCAACAGGAATCAGGGAAAAACTACATTGGGAAGAATGGGAAAATTGTTGTGGTGGGATACGTCATTCATCTCAGTCACAGGACATCTCAGCAATTCCTTCTTAGGGTAGTGTCTTAAGTGCAACATTTTGAGCTGCTTCAATAACTTTCCTTTAAGAT
This window harbors:
- the LOC140188301 gene encoding ELAV-like protein 1 isoform X2, with translation MSYGVFSVALVTWSQPNSFVTRLQVSYARPSSDSIKDANLYVSGLPKTMTQKDLEQLFGRYGRIITSRVLVDQVTGMSRGVAFIRFDRKSEADEAINNLNGHKPPGAVEPITVKLAANPNQKTNASLLAQLYHSPARRFPGPLHHQAQRFRFSPMSVDNMSSLSGVNVGGHNPSGWCIFIYNLGQDADEGILWQMFGPFGAVTNVKVIRDFNTNKCKGFGFVTMTNYEEAAMAIASLNGYRLGDKILQVSFKTSKSHKA